In Carnobacterium sp. CP1, the following are encoded in one genomic region:
- a CDS encoding LURP-one-related/scramblase family protein: protein MMKLFIKEKRFSWRDTLIVRDEQDNVVYEVKSELLSIGNKVHIQDQEGKEVASIEENKMGFSPKYTVYQMDKKVAVLKKDKNLIGSDYTIEKLDWKITGHVEKDDFHIKKGFGTIATFKKKFLSIGDVFVLDVDHEEDTVMALTVVIAIWCLKLDAEEAEKKE from the coding sequence ATGATGAAACTATTTATTAAGGAAAAACGTTTTTCATGGCGCGATACTTTGATTGTTCGAGACGAGCAGGATAACGTTGTTTACGAGGTTAAAAGCGAGTTGCTTTCGATTGGAAATAAAGTCCATATTCAAGATCAGGAAGGCAAAGAAGTAGCTTCTATTGAGGAAAATAAAATGGGGTTTTCACCTAAATATACGGTTTACCAAATGGATAAAAAGGTAGCGGTGCTTAAAAAAGATAAAAACTTGATTGGTTCGGATTACACGATTGAAAAATTAGATTGGAAAATCACCGGACATGTAGAAAAAGATGACTTCCATATTAAAAAAGGTTTTGGCACCATTGCTACGTTCAAGAAAAAATTCCTTTCTATTGGAGATGTTTTTGTCTTAGATGTGGATCATGAAGAAGATACTGTAATGGCGTTAACCGTTGTTATAGCCATTTGGTGTCTGAAGCTGGATGCTGAAGAAGCTGAAAAAAAGGAATAG
- a CDS encoding DMT family transporter has protein sequence MWFVFTLISIFSWGAADLFYKKGTNPKDPYSHLRIVMMVGLVMGIHAFWTILFTDISYDPMNIIRYLPVSSMYILSMTIGYIGLRYIELSVSSPVMNSSGAIASLLTFIFLGQVMTGLQFFAVALISVGILLLSIFEKREADLDRMRHKEKIDRKYQIGALAIILPILYAIIDGVGTFADAFILDKVMSENQANTSYELTFLICAILAGIYLIGIKKQSFNLFEERTKGYAALFETFGQFFYVYAIAGNAIIVTPLISCYSIVSVILSRIFLKEKLTRSQYLVIAGIMVGIFILGFE, from the coding sequence ATGTGGTTTGTTTTTACATTGATCTCTATTTTCTCTTGGGGAGCAGCAGATTTATTTTATAAGAAAGGAACAAATCCAAAAGACCCTTACAGCCATTTAAGAATTGTGATGATGGTCGGTCTAGTTATGGGTATTCATGCCTTTTGGACGATTTTATTTACCGATATTTCTTATGATCCCATGAATATCATTCGTTACTTACCGGTTTCCAGCATGTACATCCTTTCGATGACGATTGGATATATTGGATTGCGTTATATCGAACTATCCGTTTCATCCCCTGTGATGAACTCATCCGGAGCTATTGCCTCTTTGCTGACATTCATTTTTCTAGGGCAAGTCATGACCGGTCTGCAGTTTTTTGCTGTTGCTCTTATTTCAGTGGGTATCTTGTTGTTGTCCATCTTTGAAAAAAGAGAAGCTGATTTGGACAGAATGAGACACAAAGAAAAAATTGATCGAAAATATCAAATTGGTGCACTTGCCATTATTTTACCCATCTTATATGCCATTATCGACGGTGTTGGGACTTTTGCTGATGCTTTTATCTTAGATAAAGTTATGAGTGAAAACCAAGCCAACACTTCTTATGAGCTTACATTTCTGATTTGTGCTATTTTAGCTGGTATTTACCTGATTGGTATAAAAAAACAATCGTTTAATCTTTTTGAAGAAAGAACAAAAGGCTATGCAGCCTTGTTTGAAACGTTCGGACAATTTTTCTACGTCTATGCTATCGCGGGCAATGCTATTATTGTCACACCCCTGATTTCTTGTTACAGTATCGTTTCAGTCATTCTTTCCCGCATTTTCTTAAAAGAAAAATTAACCAGAAGCCAATACTTAGTTATTGCAGGTATTATGGTCGGGATCTTCATCTTAGGTTTTGAATAA
- a CDS encoding FAD-binding oxidoreductase, whose product MLLTDIIQDEERIFTGKAIPDTYRYDEYVGLTDAIYAVALPKTKEEVLELVKFANKEDLPIIARGAGTGLSGATSPVKGELIIDLHLMNRILDLDTETMTLTVEPGVLLQDIQEYVESRGYFYPPDPGSKHSSIGGNVATNAGGMRAVKYGVTRDYVRALEVILANGEELSLGSLNIKNSSGYDLKDLFIGSEGTLGITTQIKLKLIPLPKTSLSLVAAFPSLREATDAVLTILKNGVDPTALEFFERDVIELSEKENNLKFPSQKGQSYLLITLDGDDFESIQRRVTLLEASILPHNAVELISLTDPLLEETAWLLRDKLLTAVVNYTEQVTLDESVPINHISTLYQYTKDLEANSGLKMISFGHAGDGNLHTCVTRGDITDQTEWETKRDEVLDLLYAKIKELGGLPSAEHGIGIIKKRHFEKMFDPNYLNFMRQIKKVFDPDGRLNPSKVI is encoded by the coding sequence ATGTTATTAACAGACATCATTCAAGATGAAGAACGAATTTTCACTGGAAAGGCTATACCCGATACTTACCGTTACGATGAATACGTCGGCTTAACGGATGCGATTTATGCTGTGGCATTGCCTAAAACAAAAGAAGAAGTTCTTGAATTAGTTAAATTTGCTAATAAAGAAGATTTACCGATTATTGCGCGCGGTGCTGGAACGGGGTTATCTGGAGCAACTTCTCCTGTAAAAGGCGAATTGATCATTGATTTACACTTAATGAACCGGATTCTTGACTTAGATACAGAAACGATGACGTTGACTGTAGAACCTGGAGTTTTATTGCAAGATATTCAAGAATACGTTGAGAGCCGCGGATACTTCTATCCTCCTGATCCTGGTTCTAAACATTCGTCAATTGGCGGAAATGTCGCGACTAATGCTGGCGGTATGCGTGCTGTCAAATACGGCGTGACCAGAGATTACGTCCGTGCATTAGAGGTCATTTTAGCGAATGGCGAGGAGCTGAGTTTAGGCAGTTTGAACATCAAAAACAGTTCAGGCTATGATTTGAAAGATTTATTCATTGGTTCTGAAGGAACACTTGGCATCACGACTCAAATCAAATTGAAGCTGATTCCACTGCCTAAAACCAGCTTATCTTTGGTAGCTGCTTTTCCTTCTTTAAGAGAAGCTACAGATGCTGTCTTGACCATTTTGAAAAACGGCGTTGATCCCACTGCATTAGAATTTTTTGAACGCGATGTCATTGAATTAAGCGAAAAAGAAAATAACCTTAAATTTCCTAGCCAAAAAGGTCAATCCTATTTATTGATCACATTAGATGGCGATGATTTTGAATCGATCCAGCGCCGTGTAACGTTGCTCGAAGCCAGTATTTTGCCGCATAATGCGGTAGAACTTATTTCTTTAACGGATCCGCTGCTGGAAGAAACGGCTTGGTTGTTGCGAGATAAACTGTTGACTGCCGTAGTGAACTATACGGAACAAGTAACTCTTGATGAATCGGTTCCGATCAACCACATTTCAACTCTTTACCAGTACACCAAAGACCTTGAAGCAAATAGCGGCTTGAAAATGATCAGCTTTGGACATGCTGGTGACGGGAATTTGCATACGTGTGTAACACGTGGCGATATCACTGACCAAACAGAATGGGAAACCAAACGCGATGAGGTCTTGGACTTGTTGTACGCTAAAATAAAAGAACTTGGCGGCTTGCCTTCTGCTGAACACGGCATTGGTATTATCAAAAAACGCCATTTCGAAAAAATGTTCGATCCTAATTATTTGAATTTTATGCGCCAAATCAAAAAAGTCTTCGATCCAGATGGGCGCTTGAACCCATCTAAAGTGATTTAA
- a CDS encoding YhgE/Pip domain-containing protein codes for MVLIEMIKSEWKKITSNKMLLISCLVILFIPILYAGFFLKSNWDPYGNTDKLSVAVVNLDEAVDYEGKELDVGHEMVDNLKNNDALDWHFVSESEAQKGLADRDYYMVMTLPKDFSKNAATLMDTKPEKMNITYETNGSLNFIGEVISKSAVKEIQTEVSANVTKAYTEAVFDQIGTIGEGFSEAADGSSELDEGADKLSTGNGEITENLKKLASSTLTFSEGAETLEVGLEQYTDGVAQLSTGAAQLNEGTGQLASNVGPLKDGVTQLNNGASDLAGGLTAYTAGVSQLDAGASQLTANNAKLQNGVASLSGGVGQVKAGSDQLLAGLNQLSTQIGSSMSDENQDNLDALTAGLPQINAGIQELNAALNGEESSIDTESITGSLTNVGANLEGMKADLTTAGTNLTGMKDNLTTAGANLAGIGTDTAALGEKAQTDAASTLSTIQSTAAFQSLDETQQAELLGALQEELQAQGTATAASLESIGEKTAAAAEHVSAVGKQAATTGESVAAVGEKATNAGAAATELANQMTSLKKLTEELPTLMASVNELAESSNVALPGAAQAITELRGGLTAVQTALNQTGEGSNKGVIQGMSELNQGLATLQSGLQGDNGLVSGITEYTNGVSTLQNGADQLIANSGALNSGATELSGGINQIAGKLPTLIDGVNQLNAGSAQLAQGTNQLTQNSGALLSGAGQLANGADQINDGSTQLADGSETLGEGLDTLKDGTHTLATSLLDGAETVNDINPTDANFTMFSDPTKLTHKEYSHVPNYGAALAPYIMSMALYVGAVVFNTIYPVRKKAVAGKSGLAWWASKMSVALPVAVLMALIEGGILLLLGLQVQAVGQFFVMAVLAGLAFMSIVLFLTITLDNVGRFIAMLLLIVQLGGSGGTFPMPLTNSFFNAIHPFLPMSYSIYGFRQAITGGMGQNLYMQSILILLSVFVVFSGLLLLFMTVSQKKNVETTENEETLTA; via the coding sequence ATGGTTTTGATAGAAATGATAAAAAGCGAATGGAAAAAAATAACCAGCAACAAAATGTTGCTGATTTCTTGTTTGGTGATTTTATTTATCCCCATCTTATATGCCGGTTTCTTCTTGAAATCGAACTGGGACCCTTATGGCAATACGGACAAATTGTCAGTAGCAGTTGTGAATTTGGATGAAGCGGTCGACTACGAAGGCAAAGAATTGGATGTCGGTCATGAAATGGTGGATAATTTAAAAAACAATGACGCATTAGATTGGCATTTTGTTTCAGAAAGCGAAGCACAAAAGGGCTTGGCAGATCGTGATTACTATATGGTAATGACATTGCCCAAGGATTTCTCTAAAAATGCTGCTACATTGATGGACACCAAACCTGAAAAGATGAACATTACTTATGAAACAAACGGCTCATTGAACTTCATCGGTGAAGTTATCAGTAAATCGGCTGTTAAAGAGATTCAAACTGAAGTTTCAGCCAATGTGACCAAGGCTTATACTGAAGCTGTATTTGACCAAATCGGAACGATCGGTGAAGGGTTTTCAGAAGCTGCTGATGGTTCTAGTGAACTAGACGAAGGGGCAGATAAATTAAGTACAGGTAATGGAGAAATTACTGAAAACTTAAAAAAATTAGCGTCAAGTACACTGACCTTCAGTGAAGGAGCTGAAACGTTAGAAGTCGGTTTAGAACAATACACAGATGGTGTAGCCCAACTTAGTACAGGAGCTGCCCAATTGAATGAAGGGACCGGACAACTAGCTTCTAATGTCGGACCATTAAAAGACGGCGTTACTCAATTGAATAACGGCGCATCTGATTTGGCAGGTGGTTTAACGGCTTATACAGCAGGTGTCAGTCAGCTAGACGCTGGAGCAAGCCAACTAACGGCTAACAACGCTAAACTCCAAAATGGCGTTGCTAGTCTCAGCGGTGGAGTAGGTCAAGTCAAAGCAGGCAGCGACCAATTGTTGGCCGGCTTGAATCAACTATCAACACAAATCGGAAGCAGTATGTCTGATGAGAACCAAGATAATTTAGATGCTTTGACTGCTGGTTTGCCGCAGATCAATGCCGGTATTCAAGAATTAAATGCTGCTCTAAATGGAGAAGAAAGTTCAATAGATACCGAATCGATTACTGGATCGTTAACCAATGTCGGTGCAAATTTGGAAGGTATGAAAGCTGATTTGACAACAGCTGGTACAAACCTAACAGGTATGAAAGATAATTTAACGACTGCCGGCGCCAATCTGGCAGGCATTGGAACAGATACAGCAGCACTAGGAGAAAAAGCTCAAACGGATGCAGCCAGTACACTTAGTACCATTCAAAGTACTGCAGCGTTTCAAAGCTTAGACGAAACTCAACAAGCAGAATTGTTGGGAGCTTTACAAGAAGAACTGCAGGCACAAGGAACAGCTACTGCTGCTTCACTTGAAAGTATCGGTGAAAAAACAGCAGCAGCAGCTGAACATGTGTCAGCTGTAGGGAAACAAGCAGCAACAACTGGAGAGAGTGTTGCTGCAGTCGGAGAAAAAGCTACCAATGCAGGAGCGGCGGCTACCGAACTAGCAAATCAAATGACAAGTCTAAAGAAATTGACTGAAGAATTGCCTACGTTAATGGCTTCGGTCAATGAATTAGCTGAAAGCTCAAATGTTGCTTTACCTGGCGCAGCTCAAGCTATTACAGAATTGCGTGGCGGATTAACAGCTGTTCAGACGGCTTTAAACCAAACTGGTGAAGGATCTAATAAAGGCGTCATTCAAGGGATGTCTGAATTGAATCAAGGCCTAGCAACCCTTCAAAGCGGATTGCAAGGCGACAATGGCTTAGTATCAGGAATTACTGAATACACAAATGGCGTCAGCACATTGCAAAATGGTGCGGATCAGTTAATAGCCAACTCTGGAGCTCTAAATTCAGGAGCAACAGAATTAAGCGGCGGCATCAACCAAATAGCTGGTAAATTGCCAACACTGATTGATGGAGTCAACCAATTAAATGCTGGTTCGGCTCAATTGGCGCAAGGAACCAATCAATTAACTCAAAATTCTGGAGCCTTGCTTAGCGGGGCCGGTCAATTAGCAAATGGAGCAGACCAAATCAATGATGGTTCTACTCAATTAGCCGATGGATCAGAAACCTTAGGTGAAGGATTGGATACATTGAAAGATGGCACCCACACCTTAGCCACTAGTTTACTAGACGGGGCAGAAACAGTGAATGACATCAATCCAACAGATGCTAATTTTACGATGTTCTCAGACCCGACTAAATTAACACACAAAGAATACAGTCATGTACCAAATTATGGTGCAGCGCTGGCTCCTTACATTATGTCAATGGCCTTGTATGTCGGCGCAGTGGTGTTTAATACGATTTACCCTGTTCGTAAAAAAGCCGTCGCTGGTAAATCTGGATTGGCATGGTGGGCTAGTAAAATGTCAGTTGCACTGCCAGTCGCTGTCTTAATGGCTTTGATCGAAGGTGGCATTCTATTGCTGCTTGGTTTACAAGTACAAGCAGTAGGGCAATTTTTTGTAATGGCTGTGTTAGCAGGATTAGCGTTCATGTCGATCGTCTTATTCCTGACCATCACATTAGATAACGTTGGACGCTTTATCGCCATGTTATTATTGATTGTTCAACTGGGCGGTTCGGGTGGAACATTCCCGATGCCGTTGACAAATAGCTTCTTTAACGCGATTCATCCTTTCTTGCCGATGTCTTACTCTATTTATGGTTTCAGACAAGCCATCACTGGAGGAATGGGTCAAAACTTATACATGCAAAGTATCTTGATTTTACTGAGTGTATTTGTAGTATTCAGCGGTTTATTGTTGCTGTTTATGACCGTTTCTCAAAAGAAAAATGTTGAGACAACAGAGAACGAAGAAACGTTAACAGCATAA
- a CDS encoding Rrf2 family transcriptional regulator: MNLTKGLEQAVCIITLLATQDKKFPIASHIINQRLEGASPSYVKKIIRKLVVNGLVTSVSGSNGGFLLAKKPEEVNLLEVVEALEGPIVTYPNTGMINQVFSDMGPTANQGEKVLTEVFRQADEQYTNLLRQQTVAHLIYESLGRREIPVINWNEVIES, encoded by the coding sequence GTGAATTTGACTAAGGGATTGGAACAAGCAGTTTGTATCATCACTTTGTTGGCGACTCAAGACAAAAAATTTCCAATTGCTTCACATATTATTAACCAAAGACTAGAAGGAGCATCGCCTTCTTATGTAAAAAAAATTATTCGGAAATTAGTTGTGAATGGACTAGTAACATCTGTTTCTGGCAGCAATGGAGGCTTTCTGCTTGCGAAGAAGCCGGAAGAAGTAAACTTGTTAGAAGTCGTTGAAGCGCTGGAAGGACCGATTGTGACGTACCCCAATACAGGCATGATCAACCAGGTTTTTTCAGATATGGGGCCAACAGCAAACCAAGGAGAAAAAGTGCTGACAGAAGTTTTTAGACAAGCTGATGAGCAGTACACAAATCTTCTTCGTCAACAAACAGTGGCGCATTTGATTTACGAGTCTCTCGGACGTCGAGAAATTCCAGTAATAAATTGGAACGAAGTGATTGAAAGTTAA
- the gcvPA gene encoding aminomethyl-transferring glycine dehydrogenase subunit GcvPA, whose amino-acid sequence MGNDFRYLPDTQQDQEEMLAALEISSIAELFADVPADIRLTEDLAIPAAVHESALMKKMEQLANKNSHTNGFSLFLGAGTYDHYIPSVVDHVISRSEFYTAYTPYQAEASQGELQAIFEFQTMVCELTGMDAANSSLYDGFTSIGEAATLAVRTTKRSKVVISRGVHPQGREVLKTVSGGFDYQMEEAVLSNDITDLTALKAQVTSDTAAIIVQYPNFFGSVEDLAEIKAIAETQKALLIVVANPLALALLEAPGNLGADIVVGDMQPMGLAMSFGGPHCGYFAVKKKYIRKLPGRIVGQSVDKEGKRGFVLTLQTREQHIKREKATSNMSSNQALNALASAVFMSALGKEGIQKMAQLNIEKADYMAKRLQEKGFAINNQAPFFNEFVVELPFSVRQTNEKLLEHKMIGGYDLESEYGFKNHMLVAVTEQRTKEEIDGFVEVLEGMIN is encoded by the coding sequence GTGGGAAATGATTTTAGATACCTGCCGGATACGCAGCAAGATCAAGAAGAGATGCTGGCAGCCCTAGAGATTTCATCAATTGCTGAACTGTTTGCTGATGTCCCTGCTGATATTCGCCTAACAGAAGATCTAGCTATTCCAGCAGCTGTTCATGAATCTGCTTTAATGAAAAAAATGGAGCAGCTCGCGAATAAAAACAGCCATACGAATGGTTTTTCGCTGTTTTTAGGAGCTGGAACTTATGACCACTATATTCCAAGCGTAGTCGATCATGTGATTTCACGATCTGAATTTTATACAGCTTACACCCCTTATCAAGCAGAAGCCAGTCAAGGAGAACTGCAAGCTATTTTTGAATTCCAAACAATGGTCTGTGAATTGACGGGAATGGATGCTGCTAACTCATCATTATACGATGGGTTCACATCGATCGGAGAAGCGGCAACACTGGCTGTTCGAACAACTAAGCGTTCTAAAGTGGTCATTTCGAGAGGTGTCCATCCACAAGGCCGTGAAGTACTAAAAACCGTCTCTGGAGGATTCGATTATCAAATGGAAGAAGCTGTGTTAAGCAATGATATAACCGATTTAACTGCATTGAAAGCACAAGTGACTTCAGATACAGCCGCTATTATTGTGCAATACCCGAACTTTTTTGGTTCAGTTGAAGATTTAGCAGAGATCAAAGCTATTGCTGAAACGCAAAAAGCGTTATTGATCGTTGTTGCAAACCCATTAGCATTGGCTTTATTGGAAGCACCCGGAAATTTAGGAGCCGATATTGTTGTGGGGGACATGCAGCCAATGGGCTTAGCCATGTCATTTGGAGGACCGCATTGCGGTTATTTTGCTGTCAAGAAAAAATACATTCGCAAACTGCCTGGACGTATTGTCGGGCAATCGGTAGATAAAGAGGGCAAACGCGGATTTGTCTTGACCTTGCAAACACGAGAACAACACATCAAACGCGAAAAAGCAACGTCGAATATGAGTTCCAACCAAGCTTTGAATGCATTAGCTTCAGCTGTATTTATGTCAGCATTAGGAAAAGAAGGCATTCAAAAAATGGCTCAGTTGAATATCGAAAAAGCTGATTATATGGCAAAACGGCTACAAGAAAAAGGCTTTGCCATTAATAACCAGGCTCCATTTTTCAATGAATTCGTCGTTGAATTGCCTTTTTCAGTACGGCAAACCAATGAAAAACTGCTTGAACACAAAATGATCGGCGGATATGATTTAGAATCAGAGTATGGATTCAAAAATCATATGTTGGTAGCTGTGACGGAACAACGAACCAAAGAAGAAATAGATGGATTTGTTGAGGTACTGGAAGGGATGATAAATTGA
- a CDS encoding GNAT family N-acetyltransferase yields MNQKVVFEKLAVKERTQYLELFLLADESEAMVDRYLNKGEAYLIQIEKKTIGVILFTFSDPQTVEIKNIAIEPRYQEQGIGKQTLALAESHYAAKGFNTMVVGTANSSISAIVFYQKAGFRINSIKKDFFLHYPEPIVEDGIPAIDMLIFEKKLKV; encoded by the coding sequence ATGAACCAAAAGGTGGTTTTCGAAAAACTAGCGGTCAAGGAGCGCACGCAGTATCTAGAGCTTTTCTTACTGGCTGATGAAAGCGAAGCGATGGTTGATCGCTACCTTAATAAGGGCGAAGCGTATTTGATCCAAATAGAAAAAAAAACAATTGGAGTCATCTTGTTTACCTTTTCCGATCCGCAAACGGTCGAAATAAAAAACATCGCTATCGAACCACGTTATCAAGAACAAGGCATCGGAAAGCAGACACTAGCACTTGCAGAAAGCCATTATGCTGCAAAAGGGTTTAACACGATGGTCGTTGGTACGGCTAACTCTAGCATCTCAGCTATCGTTTTTTATCAAAAAGCAGGATTCAGAATAAATAGTATAAAAAAAGATTTCTTTCTTCATTATCCAGAACCAATCGTGGAAGATGGTATTCCAGCTATCGATATGCTCATCTTTGAAAAAAAGTTAAAAGTCTAA
- the gcvH gene encoding glycine cleavage system protein GcvH has translation MTENDMKRYYTEEHEWVMPIGKDKIRLGITEYAAKELGDVVYVELPEADSSVSAGDEVGTVESTKSASVIFSPVSGKIVAVNEELEDAPELVNEGPFKEGWMSEIELSDASELEELLSEEDYAALIAELAEDEANAEEE, from the coding sequence ATGACTGAAAACGATATGAAAAGATACTATACAGAAGAACACGAATGGGTGATGCCGATCGGAAAAGATAAAATACGTTTAGGTATCACTGAATATGCGGCGAAAGAGTTAGGGGACGTTGTTTATGTAGAGTTGCCTGAAGCAGACAGCAGCGTTAGTGCAGGAGACGAAGTGGGGACTGTTGAATCAACAAAATCGGCTTCCGTTATCTTCTCGCCTGTTTCTGGAAAAATTGTAGCTGTTAATGAAGAACTAGAAGATGCTCCTGAATTAGTCAACGAAGGACCGTTTAAAGAAGGCTGGATGTCTGAAATTGAATTGTCTGATGCAAGTGAACTTGAGGAACTGCTGAGTGAAGAAGACTATGCTGCATTAATTGCTGAATTGGCAGAAGATGAAGCGAACGCAGAGGAGGAATAA
- the gcvPB gene encoding aminomethyl-transferring glycine dehydrogenase subunit GcvPB, with product MDYNDLIFEISQPGRIASSLPESDVASIDLTAKFPAHLVRKAPAELPEVSEPQLMRHYTALSNKNFGVDNGFYPLGSCTMKYNPKINEDVARLAGFAKIHPFQPAETVQGAFELMYELQEDLKVISGMDAISLQPAAGAQGEWTGLIMMKAFHQKNGDGETRTKILVPDSAHGTNPSSAFIAGFDVIEIPSNKEGTVDLEELKKQVGPDTAGLMLTNPNTLGIFEKDILAMSEIVHEAGGLLYYDGANLNAIMGKVTPGAMGFDIVHLNLHKSFSTPHGGGGPGSGPVGVKAFLEPYLPIPRIERKGEQFGLAENYPLSIGRVKGYFGNFGVNVRAYTYIRTMGPVGLRQVAESAVLHANYLRKRLEPYFDVSHKQFCKHEFVLSGLRQKKLGVRTMDMAKRLLDFGYYAPTVYFPLIVEEAMMIEPTETETKETLDAFADTLIQIAKEVEETPEVVLEAPHQTFVKRMDEVQAARKLILTYKKE from the coding sequence ATGGACTACAATGACTTGATTTTTGAAATTAGCCAACCGGGTCGAATCGCTTCTAGTCTTCCTGAAAGCGATGTAGCTTCAATTGATTTGACAGCTAAATTTCCCGCGCATTTGGTTCGCAAAGCGCCTGCAGAATTGCCGGAAGTTTCAGAACCGCAATTGATGCGCCACTATACGGCTTTATCGAATAAAAATTTTGGTGTAGATAATGGTTTCTATCCTTTAGGCTCTTGTACAATGAAGTACAATCCGAAGATTAATGAAGACGTCGCACGTTTAGCTGGGTTTGCCAAGATCCACCCGTTCCAACCGGCTGAAACGGTGCAAGGCGCCTTTGAATTGATGTATGAGCTACAAGAAGATTTAAAAGTTATTTCTGGTATGGATGCCATCTCATTGCAGCCTGCTGCCGGAGCACAGGGCGAGTGGACTGGGTTGATCATGATGAAAGCCTTTCATCAAAAAAATGGAGATGGGGAGACGAGAACAAAAATTTTGGTGCCTGATTCGGCTCATGGAACCAATCCGTCTAGTGCTTTTATTGCTGGTTTTGATGTGATCGAAATTCCATCTAATAAAGAAGGTACAGTTGATTTGGAAGAACTGAAGAAACAGGTTGGACCGGATACTGCTGGACTGATGTTGACCAATCCAAATACTCTGGGGATATTTGAAAAAGATATTTTAGCGATGTCTGAAATCGTCCATGAAGCAGGCGGCTTGTTGTATTATGACGGAGCAAACTTAAATGCGATCATGGGAAAAGTAACGCCTGGAGCAATGGGATTCGATATCGTTCATTTGAATCTGCATAAATCTTTTAGTACACCTCATGGCGGCGGCGGTCCTGGTTCGGGTCCAGTTGGAGTCAAAGCCTTTTTAGAACCGTACTTGCCGATTCCTCGCATTGAAAGAAAAGGTGAACAATTTGGCTTAGCAGAAAATTATCCTCTGTCAATCGGACGTGTTAAAGGCTATTTTGGCAACTTTGGAGTGAATGTTCGTGCTTATACGTATATCCGTACAATGGGGCCTGTTGGGCTGCGTCAAGTAGCGGAAAGCGCTGTGCTGCACGCTAATTACTTGCGCAAACGACTAGAGCCGTATTTTGATGTCTCGCATAAACAGTTTTGCAAACACGAATTTGTTTTGTCTGGTTTAAGACAAAAGAAACTCGGAGTTCGCACGATGGATATGGCAAAACGTTTATTGGACTTTGGGTACTATGCTCCGACAGTCTACTTCCCATTGATTGTAGAAGAAGCGATGATGATCGAACCAACTGAAACTGAAACCAAAGAAACGTTGGATGCTTTTGCAGATACGCTGATCCAAATTGCTAAAGAAGTTGAAGAAACGCCGGAAGTTGTTTTGGAAGCTCCGCATCAAACATTTGTTAAACGGATGGATGAAGTACAAGCTGCTAGAAAATTAATCTTAACGTATAAAAAAGAATAA